A stretch of the Dendrosporobacter quercicolus genome encodes the following:
- a CDS encoding tyrosine-type recombinase/integrase, giving the protein MCRLPRKTAFLFSSPLVQEISKIAEQTNLSITFHKLRHDHASRLSDNGVSIKDAQYRLGHSTTHMLLNVYTHRISGGQEKIALWLNASFPAAPIDHETPLH; this is encoded by the coding sequence GTGTGCCGCCTTCCACGGAAGACGGCCTTTTTATTTTCCTCGCCGCTGGTCCAAGAAATTTCAAAAATCGCCGAACAGACAAATCTCTCGATCACGTTTCATAAGCTCCGGCATGACCACGCCAGCCGGCTTTCCGACAACGGCGTCAGCATCAAGGACGCCCAGTACCGGCTGGGCCACAGTACCACCCATATGCTGCTCAATGTCTACACCCACAGGATATCCGGCGGCCAGGAAAAAATCGCCTTATGGCTCAATGCATCGTTTCCAGCTGCCCCCATCGACCATGAAACACCACTTCATTGA